The stretch of DNA ACAGTGACTCAAGAGGTCTCCCGGGAGTTCGGAAGGAAGTTGCTGAGTTCATTGAACGGCGTGATGGATATCCAAGGTGATTGCATCATGTTGGTTATTTATGCAATGAAATAGATTTGTTGTAAGGAAAACTCCTCTGAGGCCTTTTGGTTCTTATCTTCAAATTACAGCGACCCAGAACTTATATTTCTAACTGATGGAGCTAGCAAAGGTGTGATGCAAATATTGAATTGTGTCATACGCGGTCAGAAAGACGGAGTAATGAAATCTTAACTCGCTTGTTCCTTTATCTAAAGTTTTTGTACATGGATGTAGAGCCATTTCGTTTGGTTTTATCATGAATTAGTTCATATCAATTTGGCTTTAAAACTGCCCCTAGTAAAGGTTTAGTCTAGTGAGATGGCAAATGGTATAGGTTTATAAGCATCTGTGGGTCACAAGTTTTCTTGGTTGGCAGATTCTGGTTCCAGTACCACAGTATCCACTCTACTCGGCTACTATATCTCTATTAGGTGGTACTCTTGTTCCTTACTATCTTGAAGAGTCTGAAAACTGGGGACTTGATGTTAACAACCTTCGCCAATCTGTTGCTCAGGCTCGTTCTCAAGGAATAACAGTTAGTATTCTCCCACTCTTCTTCTCGAATCTATTGATACAATGGATTTTTGTAATGAAATCTTACTTCTCACCGCTCTAATATATGTCTCTCGTATGGGTAATGCAGGTAAGGGCAATGGTGATCATTAACCCCGGAAACCCAACTGGCCAGTGTCTTAGCGAAGCTAACTTAAGAGAGATATTGAGGTTCTGTTGTAATGAGAGATTGGTTCTTCTTGGAGACGAAGTGTATCAGCAGAACATATACCAAGATGAGCGTCCCTTTATCAGTTCCAAGAAGGTATTAACTTTGTCTTTCATTGGTATCTTTAACTCCTTAGCTCCGACTCGATTAGCCTGTCCATGTTCTTTGGTATCATGAATGTTGTAAAGGTTTTGATGGATATGGGAGCACCGATCAGCAAGGAAGTCCAGCTCATATCTTTCCACACCGTTTCTAAAGGATACTGGGGTGAATGTGGGCAACGAGGTGGTTACTTTGAGATGACAAATATCCCTCCCAGGGTTTGTACCTGACCTTTCTTTTTAACCCATGGTTTTGGTAAATTAGGAAGAGTTTTTAAATGTCTGGTAATGCAGACTGTTGAGGAGATATACAAGGTTGCCTCTATAGCTCTCAGTCCCAACGTCTCTGCTCAGATATTTGTAAGCTAGCACTTATACTTTTTAGCAACTGCTGGTTAAAGAATGTTTTCCCCGCTAAACTCTTGTCTTGTGCAGATGGGTTTAATGGTTAGCCCACCAAAGCCTGGAGACATTTCTTATGACCAATTCGTTCGTGAAAGGTAAATATAGTTAGTTTATATGTTCTACTCATATCTCTATAAAATCACCGCTTTGATGAAGTATCAAGATCTCATAACTTCATTTGGAACTTTATTAACAGCAAGGGAATACTAGAATCACttagaagaagagcaagaatgATGACTGATGGATTCAACAGCTGCAAAAACGTAGTCTGTAATTTCACAGAAGGTGCTATGTATTCGTTTCCTCAAATAAAGTTGCCGCCGAAAGCAATCCAAGCAGCCAAACAAGCAGGAAAAGTCCCAGACGTTTTCTACTGCCTTAAGCTCTTAGAAGCCACAGGAATCTCCACAGTTCCAGGCTCTGGATTTGGACAAAAAGAAGGGTGAAAAAAACCTCTTGTTGTGACTTAAAAAAAAGCATTTCAATGTTCTTGTAAAACCTCTTTGTGATGAGctcattttgttttggtttttgttaccAGGGTGTTTCATCTGAGGACAACAATCCTGCCAGCAGAAGAAGAAATGCCAGAGATTATGGACAGTTTCAAAAAGTTCAATGATGAGTTCATGTCTCAGTACGGTGTTGGTTACTCCagaatgtgaaaacaaaaaggacTCTCAGAGATCACTTggttcttcttcgtctttcaCGACACTATTATTGTCTATTTCACACTCTTAAAAAGCTATACCACACTGGTCCCTACTCTGTGTAAAACTCTTCTTGTTGTGAGCTctttaaaaaacctttgtatctatatataatgtaaCAGAGCCACAAACATTGATtactaaacaaaaacacatcTCAGTTTCATCTCTATGATACGGtaaatgatttatttaattattagttgGACACTGTACAACAATTATCATATTAGAAAACTTAGGAATATATAATGAACATGATAATGGTTTACGTTAATATTTCAtacataacatttttttgttttgttttaaaggagatataattaaataagtttagCACTTATCTTATCGTGAGTAAATAAATTTGTAGGTGAGTAATAAAAACATAAGTatttcttctttgccttctCCTTTTTGGAATTTTCTTCTCTAAGCTTCAAAtcacagagaagaagaatagagaGAAAACAACCCTAAAGCGTataaactctctctttctttctccttttccgagaagaaaaagaaaaaagaaattgtacttttttttttttttccggagAAAACAACCTTTCCCGcttaaaagtttttttcctttttacctctttaaagataatttttttttcttttcttatatattcaGTTGAATATTCAACAACCCTATTTCTTATTTCTTCGTATAGGTCTATCTCTCTCTTGTTGGATTTTCTAGGATCTCTCAAAGTCATGGAGTTTCCTGAAAAGTCTCTTAAAGCGACGATCCCGGTGAAAGCTCCGGTGATGAGTTCATCAAAgccagagaaagaagaaagaaaagaagatggtaaagaagacaacaaagaagaaggatGCACCACTCCAATGGGGAAAGAACATAGAATTCCGCCGCAACTCGAGTGTCCTCCAGCGCCTCGACGAGGTACCTACCGGGGAAGGATTGAGAAACGCCGAGAAAAATCTGCCGGGCAAAGGAGTATATCTTTCAACGTTCAAGAGTTGGATACTTTCTTCGCAAGAATACATGTTGCAGACGATTCTTAATTGATACATGCATATTCTAGATTTCTAGCTATTGAGTTTAgttaatttccttttattaacTGAATAATTTgcaggtttttgttttattttattttgactaTCTCATTAACGTAGGAATTTTTTCGTTtaatcttttactttctttgtagtatatatatatatatatatattttggtaaaactagatttaatatagaataaaaaataatgatgaagaagaactaATTAGCCCAAATTGAAATTGGTGACCAATGATCATATTGTTTTGaacagttttttcttttttttttttgtgatggaTCATCAATCATGTGTGTGATATTAAAAATTGGCTAACAAAAAGTGACGAATTAAGTTCATAATTAGTGAAAGACCACAACTTAGCTTGACTCAGTTTATGTTTTGGTCAAGGATAAAGAGTCCGATTCGNNNNNNNNNNNNNNNNNNNNNNNNNNNNNNNNNNNNNNNNNNNNNNNNNNNNNNNNNNNNNNNNNNNNNNNNNNNNNNNNNNNNNNNNNNNNNNNNNNNNNNNNNNNNNNNNNNNNNNNNNNNNNNNNNNNNNNNNNNNNNNNNNNNNNNNNNNNNNNNNNNNNNNNNNNNNNNNNNNNNNNNNNNNNNNNNNNNNNNNNNNNNNNNNNNNNNNNNNNNNNNNNNNNNNNNNNNNNNNNNNNNNNNNNNNNNNNNNNNNNNNNNNNNNNNNNNNNNNNNNNNNNNNNNNNNNNNNNNNNNNNNNNNNNNNNNNNNNNNNNNNNNNNNNNNNNNNNNNNNNNNNNNNNNNNNNNNNNNNNNNNNNNNNNNNNNNNNNNNNNNNNNNNNNNNNNNNNNNNNNNNNNNNNNNNNNNNNNNNNNNNNNNNNNNNNNNNNNNNNNNNNNNNNNNNNNNNNNNNNNNNNNNNNNNNNNNNNNNNNNNNNNNNNNNNNNNNNNNNNNNNNNNNNNNNNNNNNNNNNNNNNNNNNNNNNNNNNNNNNNNNNNNNNNNNNNNNNNNNNNNNNNNNNNNNNNNNNNNNNNNNNNNNNNNNNNNNNNNNNNNNNNNNNNNNNNNNNNNNNNNNNNNNNNNNNNNNNNNNNNNNNNNNNNNNNNNNNNNNNNNNNNNNNNNNNNNNNNNNNNNNNNNNNNNNNNNNNNNNNNNNNNNNNNNNNNNNNNNNNNNNNNNNNNNNNNNNNNNNNNNNNNNNNNNNNNNNNNNNNNNNNNNNNNNNNNNNNNNNNNNNNNNNNNNNNNNNNNNNNNNNNNNNNNNNNNNNNNNNNNNNNNNNNNNNNNNNNNNNNNNNNNNNNNNNNNNNNNNNNNNNNNNNNNNNNNNNNNNNNNNNNNNNNNNNNNNNNNNNNNNNNNNNNNNNNNNNNNNNNNNNNNNNNNNNNNNNNNNNNNNNNNNNNNNNNNNNNNNNNNNNNNNNNNNNNNNNNNNNNNNNNNNNNNNNNNNNNNNNNNNNNNNNNNNNNNNNNNNNNNNNNNNNNNNNNNNNNNNNNNNNNNNNNNNNNNNNNNNNNNNNNNNNNNNNNNNNNNNNNNNNNNNNNNNNNNNNNNNNNNNNNNNNNNNNNNNNNNNNNNNNNNNNNNNNNttttttttttttggtatcaatcaaacaacaaagTTGAGGAAAAATCAAACTTGGGAAAGTTGACCCACATGACACGGCCACACAAACAAACCACTGTCCACTGAGAGAGTCTAAGTAGAGGTCAATATCATGTTTGGTAATGGTAAGATAATTGAATAGGCCGTGTCGATCGAGCCGAATAGAATCCTATGTATATTACAATGTCAACAGTTTCATACATACTCTTTACTTTTTGCATTTGATGTTCTCGGAGATTCTCAACACTCAGATTCAAAATTCTCAATTGTAGTAGGCAAAATAATAGGAAACTTTTAGACAATCACATTcacataaaaatatttcataccAAATGTCATTCTATcctataaatattttgtatactCTAATTTTTGTAAGTTAATTTCCacatatttgttatataaaaataaatggaTATTGCAGGCCCAGcccaaaacaaatattaatgttTCGTGTCTGTTAGCTTTGGTCCACTGACCCTATACGAAATTTTCTTGGCGGTTTAAGTATTCCACGTGTCACATTATAATCTCGTGGATTTAATTGTCTTCTCATCACATAACCGTTCGATTACTAACcatataacaaaaaacaaatttactcGGCACATACGCggaaaaaaatacagaaaaaaaaacaaaaaaaaacaaaacgaatcgTTTACTTACCCCTCTTTGAAACCGACGGTGGTCTTTCGTCGCcggagaagatgaagcagagAACGTGGCCTTGTAGATCTGAAGCATCTCGATTCACCTCCTTATCGTTTTTAAAACCTCAAGACAAGGATAAACGCACTAGATTTTCTCCAATCAATAGAGCAACGACGAAGTCAAGCACAAGCACAAGCACAAGCTctaggtcttcttcttcttcgtcgaaTGAGTTCGGAGATTTCTCTATGCTACCGTTTGATATACTGATGAAGATCGCTGCGCCGTTTAGTCTTCCGAATCTACAAGCGGCGTCGTCGGTGTGTAAATCGTGGAGAGACGCGTTAAAGCCGTTGAGAGAGTCGATGTTGTTTCTTCGGTGGGGCAAAAAATTCAAGCATGGTCGTGGAGGTGTGCGAGCCAATCTAGACAAGGCTCTTGATTCGTTTTTAAAAGGAGCTGCGCTTGGATCCACGCTCGCCATGGTTGATGCTGGGCTTGTGTATTGGGAAACGGGTGATAAGGATAAAGCTGTGAGTCTCT from Camelina sativa cultivar DH55 chromosome 9, Cs, whole genome shotgun sequence encodes:
- the LOC104712608 gene encoding cyclin-dependent protein kinase inhibitor SMR1-like, which produces MEFPEKSLKATIPVKAPVMSSSKPEKEERKEDGKEDNKEEGCTTPMGKEHRIPPQLECPPAPRRGTYRGRIEKRREKSAGQRSISFNVQELDTFFARIHVADDS
- the LOC104712607 gene encoding glutamate--glyoxylate aminotransferase 2: MSLKALDYDSLNENVKNCQYAVRGELYLRASELQKEGKKIIFTNVGNPHALGQKPLTFPRQVVALCQAPFLLDDPNVGMIFPADAIARAKHYLSLTSGGLGAYSDSRGLPGVRKEVAEFIERRDGYPSDPELIFLTDGASKGVMQILNCVIRGQKDGILVPVPQYPLYSATISLLGGTLVPYYLEESENWGLDVNNLRQSVAQARSQGITVRAMVIINPGNPTGQCLSEANLREILRFCCNERLVLLGDEVYQQNIYQDERPFISSKKVLMDMGAPISKEVQLISFHTVSKGYWGECGQRGGYFEMTNIPPRTVEEIYKVASIALSPNVSAQIFMGLMVSPPKPGDISYDQFVRESKGILESLRRRARMMTDGFNSCKNVVCNFTEGAMYSFPQIKLPPKAIQAAKQAGKVPDVFYCLKLLEATGISTVPGSGFGQKEGVFHLRTTILPAEEEMPEIMDSFKKFNDEFMSQYGVGYSRM